A single window of Gossypium arboreum isolate Shixiya-1 chromosome 13, ASM2569848v2, whole genome shotgun sequence DNA harbors:
- the LOC128286929 gene encoding uncharacterized protein LOC128286929: protein MVNIKSPFPLILSCYLLVSFVFFQQGTVSRKLLGEEGGNGPSKAGVRKSKSQPAPSWGGQDSQPAASSQVSRTSSSPVVVNSRQIANNPTNSGWNCKNSTTNNVFVQACSSANSYNYNPNP from the exons CTCATCCTTTCCTGCTACCTCTTGGTATCTTTCGTCTTCTTCCAACAAGGAACAGTCTCTCGTAAACTACTGGGGGAAG AAGGTGGCAATGGACCAAGCAAAGCGGGAGTAAGGAAAAGTAAATCACAACCAGCACCATCTTGGGGTGGCCAGGATTCACAGCCAGCCGCATCTAGCCAGGTTTCAAGGACAAGCTCATCTCCGGTCGTGGTGAATTCTCGCCAGATTGCGAACAACCCCACAAACTCAGGATGGAATTGCAAAAACTCAACTACTAATAATGTTTTCGTGCAAGCGTGTTCGAGTGCCAATTCCTACAACTATAACCCCAATCCATAA